A genomic window from Chanodichthys erythropterus isolate Z2021 chromosome 1, ASM2448905v1, whole genome shotgun sequence includes:
- the znf185 gene encoding zinc finger protein 185 isoform X2: MSKEGDRQSVLRTTKVRTALKGDGSWIQRQQQENPEGEEEKPWIAEMRANRSNGVDEGASTDSSPTVNASQPKSNTEQPKNSSSGYIIRGVFRKTDSKPTSTTSTNGYAGTNSFKKPSDSYKKIAPHTIRPSNEKTVLSEPALSPEEIEKRKEVASSVLKSSAANRRSYVMSAAKKYESSEKPDSSDETSTSFVAKRVVISDEDDITASVQSVPQQSVKSSIEEPPVPVVKEVKPAAPETKSEPKPTLSTEPKTTPAPKPVLETKTVSEPKPVIETKPTPQTKITTEAKPVLENTTQPKTASEPMTQNKAITEPKPTSEPKPAAETKPTTQTTTVTDPKPTSEPKPVVETKLTTQTTIVTDPKPTSEPKPVVETKLTTQTTIVTQPKPTSEPKPVVETKPTTQTKTVTEPKPTSEPKPVVETKLTTQTTIVTQPKPTSEPKPAAETKPTTQTTTVTEPKPTSEPKPVVETKPTTQTTTVTEPKPTSEPKPVVETKLTTQTTTVTDPKPTSEPKPVVETKPTTQTTTVTEPKPTSEPKPVVETKPTIQTTTVTEPKPTSEPKPVVETKPTTQTTTVTEPKPTSEPKPVVETKLTTQTTTVTEPKPTSEPKPVVETKLTTQTTTVTEPKPTSEPKPVAETKLTTQTTTVTEPKPTSEPKPAAETKPTKVTEPKPTSEPKPVPKPVAETKPTTQTTTVTEPKPTSELKPVAETKPTIQIATASVTKPAAETKLTTQTTTVTDPKPKSEPKPVETKPPTETKTGPELKPAAETKPMTQTKTATDPKPTSEPKPVTETKPASVSKPEPVPEKSAESLIRLSDTLISFNTEPASSGQVNPGIDLLSQDLLIDNSPLPQTKQTQKSLDLLADDLIPFNTSTTSSADILDPIWAEGEPTKSPQWYRPPALDSSSTDTINHFQNPIDLVADMPPDVLASLAEDVIPFDTNRSEWSTVMDGNKTSTQTVESSVPEKLPDSETKKGFVFVKEYVNNSPLDGSSSDYPSYSTTDYVSSTTSSYNYSSPSYYPRDVTPCTYCGELVGNDAKITIEHLNISCHPHCFKCGICSKPMGDLLYNMFLHRGTVHCESCYSNVL, encoded by the exons ATGTCCAAAG AAGGGGACAGACAGTCAGTTTTACGGACCACAAAGGTCCGCACTGCTTTGAAAGGAGATGGCAGCTGGATACAGAGACAACAGCAAGAAAATCCTGAGGGAGAGGAGGAGAAACCATG GATCGCTGAGATGCGAGCAAACCGCTCAAATGGCGTAGATGAAGGAGCAAGTACTGATTCTTCACCCACAGTCAATGCGTCCCAGCCCAAATCCAACACAGAGCA ACCAAAAAATTCTTCATCTGGATATATAATTAG AGGGGTATTCAGAAAAACCGATTCCAAGCCAACCTCCACTACATCCACCAATGGATATGC CGGAACAAATAGCTTCAAAAAGCCTTCTGATAGTTACAAGAAAAT AGCCCCTCACACAATTCGGCCGAGCAATGAAAAGACAGTGCTCTCTGAACCAGCTCTGAGTCCTGAGGAAATAGAAAAGAG gAAAGAGGTCGCCAGCAGTGTGCTGAAGAGTTCGGCAGCAAATCGCCGTTCATACGTAATGTCTGCTGCAAAGAAATATGA ATCTTCAGAGAAACCCGACAGTTCTGATGAGACAAGCACATCCTTTGTGGCCAAAAG GGTAGTTATCAGTGATGAGGATGACATTACAGCATCTGTTCAGTCTGTGCCTCAGCAAAG tGTTAAATCGAGCATTGAAGAACCCCCTGTACCAGTGGTGAAGGAGGTCAAGCCAGCAGCACCTGAAACTAAATCTGAACCTAAGCCTACACTTAGTACAGAACCTAAAACTACACCTGCTCCTAAACCAGTActtgaaacaaaaacagtatcTGAACCTAAGCCAGTGATTGAAACTAAACCTACACCACAAACTAAGATAACAACTGAAGCTAAACCAGTGCTGGAAAACACAACACAGCCTAAAACAGCATCTGAACCTATGACACAAAATAAAGCCATCACTGAACCTAAACCTACATCTGAACCTAAACCAGCAGCTGAAACTAAACCtacaacacaaactacaacaGTAACTGATCCTAAACCAACATCAGAACCTAAACCAGTGGTTGAAACTAAACTTACAACTCAAACTACAATAGTAACTGATCCTAAACCAACATCAGAACCTAAACCAGTGGTTGAAACTAAACTTACAACTCAAACTACAATAGTAACTCAGCCTAAACCCACATCAGAACCTAAACCAGTGGTTGAAACTAAACCTACAACACAAACTAAAACAGTAACTGAACCTAAACCCACATCAGAACCTAAACCAGTGGTTGAAACTAAACTTACAACTCAAACTACAATAGTAACTCAGCCTAAACCCACATCTGAACCTAAACCAGCAGCTGAAACTAAACCtacaacacaaactacaacaGTAACTGAACCTAAACCTACATCAGAACCTAAACCAGTGGTTGAAACTAAACCtacaacacaaactacaacaGTAACTGAACCTAAACCCACATCAGAACCTAAACCAGTGGTTGAAACTAAACTTACAACTCAAACTACAACAGTAACTGATCCTAAACCTACATCAGAACCTAAACCAGTGGTTGAAACTAAACCtacaacacaaactacaacaGTAACTGAACCTAAACCCACATCAGAACCTAAACCAGTGGTTGAAACTAAACCTACAATACAAACTACAACAGTAACTGAACCTAAACCTACATCAGAACCTAAACCAGTGGTTGAAACTAAACCtacaacacaaactacaacaGTAACTGAACCTAAACCCACATCAGAACCTAAACCAGTGGTTGAAACTAAACTTACAACTCAAACTACAACAGTAACTGAACCTAAACCCACATCAGAACCTAAACCAGTGGTTGAAACTAAACTTACAACTCAAACTACAACAGTAACTGAACCTAAACCCACATCAGAACCTAAACCAGTGGCTGAAACTAAACTTACAACTCAAACTACAACAGTAACTGAACCTAAACCTACATCAGAACCTAAACCAGCAGCTGAAACTAAACCTACAAAAGTAACTGAACCTAAACCCACATCTGAACCTAAACCAGTGCCTAAACCAGTGGCTGAAACTAAACCTACAACTCAAACTACAACAGTAACTGAACCTAAACCCACATCTGAACTTAAACCAGTGGCTGAAACTAAACCTACCATACAAATTGCAACAGCATCTGTAACTAAACCAGCAGCTGAAACTAAACTtacaacacaaactacaacaGTAACTGATCCTAAACCCAAATCAGAACCTAAACCAGTTGAAACTAAACCTCCAACTGAAACTAAAACAGGACCTGAACTAAAACCAGCAGCTGAAACTAAACCTATGACACAAACTAAAACAGCAACTGATCCTAAACCCACATCAGAACCTAAACCAGTGACGGAAACTAAACCAGCATCTGTATCCAAGCCTGAGCCGGTTCCAGAAAAAAG TGCTGAAAGCCTGATTCGCCTGTCTGACACTCTGATATCCTTCAACACAGAGCCTGCCAG TTCTGGCCAGGTGAATCCAGGAATAGATCTTCTCAGTCAGGATCTGCTCATAGACAACAG TCCGCTGCCTCAGACAAAGCAAACACAAAAAAGTCTGGACCTGCTTGCAGATGATCTTATTCCCTTCAACACTAGTACAACCAG CTCAGCTGATATACTTGATCCAATATGGGCAGAGGGTGAGCCCACAAAGAG TCCTCAATGGTACCGTCCTCCTGCACTGGACTCAAG TTCCACAGATACAATCAATCATTTTCAGAATCCTATAGACTTGGTTGCTGA TATGCCACCAGATGTTTTGGCTTCCTTGGCTGAAGATGTCATTCCATTTGACACTAATAG GAGCGAGTGGAGCACAGTCATGGACGG TAACAAAACCAGCACCCAAACAGTGGAGAGTTCTGTCCCGGAGAAGTTACCAGACTCTGAAACCAAGAA GGGGTTTGTCTTTGTTAAGGAATATGTGAACAATTCACCTCTTGATGGCAG CAGCTCTGACTATCCCTCATACAGTACCACTGACTATGTGTCTTCAACAACCTCCAGCTACAACTACAGCAGCCCCAGCTACTACCCCAG AGATGTTACTCCCTGTACATACTGTGGAGAACTGGTGGGAAATGATGCCAAAATTACCATTGAGCACCTTAACATATCCTGTCACCCACACTGCTTTAAG TGTGGTATTTGCAGTAAACCAATGGGAGATTTGCTCTACAACATGTTTCTCCACCGTGGGACAGTCCACTGTGAGAGCTGCTATTCCAATGTGCTATAA
- the znf185 gene encoding zinc finger protein 185 isoform X3 has product MSKEGDRQSVLRTTKVRTALKGDGSWIQRQQQENPEGEEEKPWIAEMRANRSNGVDEGASTDSSPTVNASQPKSNTEQGVFRKTDSKPTSTTSTNGYAGTNSFKKPSDSYKKIAPHTIRPSNEKTVLSEPALSPEEIEKRKEVASSVLKSSAANRRSYVMSAAKKYESSEKPDSSDETSTSFVAKRVVISDEDDITASVQSVPQQSVKSSIEEPPVPVVKEVKPAAPETKSEPKPTLSTEPKTTPAPKPVLETKTVSEPKPVIETKPTPQTKITTEAKPVLENTTQPKTASEPMTQNKAITEPKPTSEPKPAAETKPTTQTTTVTDPKPTSEPKPVVETKLTTQTTIVTDPKPTSEPKPVVETKLTTQTTIVTQPKPTSEPKPVVETKPTTQTKTVTEPKPTSEPKPVVETKLTTQTTIVTQPKPTSEPKPAAETKPTTQTTTVTEPKPTSEPKPVVETKPTTQTTTVTEPKPTSEPKPVVETKLTTQTTTVTDPKPTSEPKPVVETKPTTQTTTVTEPKPTSEPKPVVETKPTIQTTTVTEPKPTSEPKPVVETKPTTQTTTVTEPKPTSEPKPVVETKLTTQTTTVTEPKPTSEPKPVVETKLTTQTTTVTEPKPTSEPKPVAETKLTTQTTTVTEPKPTSEPKPAAETKPTKVTEPKPTSEPKPVPKPVAETKPTTQTTTVTEPKPTSELKPVAETKPTIQIATASVTKPAAETKLTTQTTTVTDPKPKSEPKPVETKPPTETKTGPELKPAAETKPMTQTKTATDPKPTSEPKPVTETKPASVSKPEPVPEKSAESLIRLSDTLISFNTEPASSGQVNPGIDLLSQDLLIDNSPLPQTKQTQKSLDLLADDLIPFNTSTTSSADILDPIWAEGEPTKSPQWYRPPALDSSSTDTINHFQNPIDLVADMPPDVLASLAEDVIPFDTNRSEWSTVMDGNKTSTQTVESSVPEKLPDSETKKGFVFVKEYVNNSPLDGSSSDYPSYSTTDYVSSTTSSYNYSSPSYYPRRDVTPCTYCGELVGNDAKITIEHLNISCHPHCFKCGICSKPMGDLLYNMFLHRGTVHCESCYSNVL; this is encoded by the exons ATGTCCAAAG AAGGGGACAGACAGTCAGTTTTACGGACCACAAAGGTCCGCACTGCTTTGAAAGGAGATGGCAGCTGGATACAGAGACAACAGCAAGAAAATCCTGAGGGAGAGGAGGAGAAACCATG GATCGCTGAGATGCGAGCAAACCGCTCAAATGGCGTAGATGAAGGAGCAAGTACTGATTCTTCACCCACAGTCAATGCGTCCCAGCCCAAATCCAACACAGAGCA AGGGGTATTCAGAAAAACCGATTCCAAGCCAACCTCCACTACATCCACCAATGGATATGC CGGAACAAATAGCTTCAAAAAGCCTTCTGATAGTTACAAGAAAAT AGCCCCTCACACAATTCGGCCGAGCAATGAAAAGACAGTGCTCTCTGAACCAGCTCTGAGTCCTGAGGAAATAGAAAAGAG gAAAGAGGTCGCCAGCAGTGTGCTGAAGAGTTCGGCAGCAAATCGCCGTTCATACGTAATGTCTGCTGCAAAGAAATATGA ATCTTCAGAGAAACCCGACAGTTCTGATGAGACAAGCACATCCTTTGTGGCCAAAAG GGTAGTTATCAGTGATGAGGATGACATTACAGCATCTGTTCAGTCTGTGCCTCAGCAAAG tGTTAAATCGAGCATTGAAGAACCCCCTGTACCAGTGGTGAAGGAGGTCAAGCCAGCAGCACCTGAAACTAAATCTGAACCTAAGCCTACACTTAGTACAGAACCTAAAACTACACCTGCTCCTAAACCAGTActtgaaacaaaaacagtatcTGAACCTAAGCCAGTGATTGAAACTAAACCTACACCACAAACTAAGATAACAACTGAAGCTAAACCAGTGCTGGAAAACACAACACAGCCTAAAACAGCATCTGAACCTATGACACAAAATAAAGCCATCACTGAACCTAAACCTACATCTGAACCTAAACCAGCAGCTGAAACTAAACCtacaacacaaactacaacaGTAACTGATCCTAAACCAACATCAGAACCTAAACCAGTGGTTGAAACTAAACTTACAACTCAAACTACAATAGTAACTGATCCTAAACCAACATCAGAACCTAAACCAGTGGTTGAAACTAAACTTACAACTCAAACTACAATAGTAACTCAGCCTAAACCCACATCAGAACCTAAACCAGTGGTTGAAACTAAACCTACAACACAAACTAAAACAGTAACTGAACCTAAACCCACATCAGAACCTAAACCAGTGGTTGAAACTAAACTTACAACTCAAACTACAATAGTAACTCAGCCTAAACCCACATCTGAACCTAAACCAGCAGCTGAAACTAAACCtacaacacaaactacaacaGTAACTGAACCTAAACCTACATCAGAACCTAAACCAGTGGTTGAAACTAAACCtacaacacaaactacaacaGTAACTGAACCTAAACCCACATCAGAACCTAAACCAGTGGTTGAAACTAAACTTACAACTCAAACTACAACAGTAACTGATCCTAAACCTACATCAGAACCTAAACCAGTGGTTGAAACTAAACCtacaacacaaactacaacaGTAACTGAACCTAAACCCACATCAGAACCTAAACCAGTGGTTGAAACTAAACCTACAATACAAACTACAACAGTAACTGAACCTAAACCTACATCAGAACCTAAACCAGTGGTTGAAACTAAACCtacaacacaaactacaacaGTAACTGAACCTAAACCCACATCAGAACCTAAACCAGTGGTTGAAACTAAACTTACAACTCAAACTACAACAGTAACTGAACCTAAACCCACATCAGAACCTAAACCAGTGGTTGAAACTAAACTTACAACTCAAACTACAACAGTAACTGAACCTAAACCCACATCAGAACCTAAACCAGTGGCTGAAACTAAACTTACAACTCAAACTACAACAGTAACTGAACCTAAACCTACATCAGAACCTAAACCAGCAGCTGAAACTAAACCTACAAAAGTAACTGAACCTAAACCCACATCTGAACCTAAACCAGTGCCTAAACCAGTGGCTGAAACTAAACCTACAACTCAAACTACAACAGTAACTGAACCTAAACCCACATCTGAACTTAAACCAGTGGCTGAAACTAAACCTACCATACAAATTGCAACAGCATCTGTAACTAAACCAGCAGCTGAAACTAAACTtacaacacaaactacaacaGTAACTGATCCTAAACCCAAATCAGAACCTAAACCAGTTGAAACTAAACCTCCAACTGAAACTAAAACAGGACCTGAACTAAAACCAGCAGCTGAAACTAAACCTATGACACAAACTAAAACAGCAACTGATCCTAAACCCACATCAGAACCTAAACCAGTGACGGAAACTAAACCAGCATCTGTATCCAAGCCTGAGCCGGTTCCAGAAAAAAG TGCTGAAAGCCTGATTCGCCTGTCTGACACTCTGATATCCTTCAACACAGAGCCTGCCAG TTCTGGCCAGGTGAATCCAGGAATAGATCTTCTCAGTCAGGATCTGCTCATAGACAACAG TCCGCTGCCTCAGACAAAGCAAACACAAAAAAGTCTGGACCTGCTTGCAGATGATCTTATTCCCTTCAACACTAGTACAACCAG CTCAGCTGATATACTTGATCCAATATGGGCAGAGGGTGAGCCCACAAAGAG TCCTCAATGGTACCGTCCTCCTGCACTGGACTCAAG TTCCACAGATACAATCAATCATTTTCAGAATCCTATAGACTTGGTTGCTGA TATGCCACCAGATGTTTTGGCTTCCTTGGCTGAAGATGTCATTCCATTTGACACTAATAG GAGCGAGTGGAGCACAGTCATGGACGG TAACAAAACCAGCACCCAAACAGTGGAGAGTTCTGTCCCGGAGAAGTTACCAGACTCTGAAACCAAGAA GGGGTTTGTCTTTGTTAAGGAATATGTGAACAATTCACCTCTTGATGGCAG CAGCTCTGACTATCCCTCATACAGTACCACTGACTATGTGTCTTCAACAACCTCCAGCTACAACTACAGCAGCCCCAGCTACTACCCCAG AAGAGATGTTACTCCCTGTACATACTGTGGAGAACTGGTGGGAAATGATGCCAAAATTACCATTGAGCACCTTAACATATCCTGTCACCCACACTGCTTTAAG TGTGGTATTTGCAGTAAACCAATGGGAGATTTGCTCTACAACATGTTTCTCCACCGTGGGACAGTCCACTGTGAGAGCTGCTATTCCAATGTGCTATAA
- the znf185 gene encoding zinc finger protein 185 isoform X1 has protein sequence MSKEGDRQSVLRTTKVRTALKGDGSWIQRQQQENPEGEEEKPWIAEMRANRSNGVDEGASTDSSPTVNASQPKSNTEQPKNSSSGYIIRGVFRKTDSKPTSTTSTNGYAGTNSFKKPSDSYKKIAPHTIRPSNEKTVLSEPALSPEEIEKRKEVASSVLKSSAANRRSYVMSAAKKYESSEKPDSSDETSTSFVAKRVVISDEDDITASVQSVPQQSVKSSIEEPPVPVVKEVKPAAPETKSEPKPTLSTEPKTTPAPKPVLETKTVSEPKPVIETKPTPQTKITTEAKPVLENTTQPKTASEPMTQNKAITEPKPTSEPKPAAETKPTTQTTTVTDPKPTSEPKPVVETKLTTQTTIVTDPKPTSEPKPVVETKLTTQTTIVTQPKPTSEPKPVVETKPTTQTKTVTEPKPTSEPKPVVETKLTTQTTIVTQPKPTSEPKPAAETKPTTQTTTVTEPKPTSEPKPVVETKPTTQTTTVTEPKPTSEPKPVVETKLTTQTTTVTDPKPTSEPKPVVETKPTTQTTTVTEPKPTSEPKPVVETKPTIQTTTVTEPKPTSEPKPVVETKPTTQTTTVTEPKPTSEPKPVVETKLTTQTTTVTEPKPTSEPKPVVETKLTTQTTTVTEPKPTSEPKPVAETKLTTQTTTVTEPKPTSEPKPAAETKPTKVTEPKPTSEPKPVPKPVAETKPTTQTTTVTEPKPTSELKPVAETKPTIQIATASVTKPAAETKLTTQTTTVTDPKPKSEPKPVETKPPTETKTGPELKPAAETKPMTQTKTATDPKPTSEPKPVTETKPASVSKPEPVPEKSAESLIRLSDTLISFNTEPASSGQVNPGIDLLSQDLLIDNSPLPQTKQTQKSLDLLADDLIPFNTSTTSSADILDPIWAEGEPTKSPQWYRPPALDSSSTDTINHFQNPIDLVADMPPDVLASLAEDVIPFDTNRSEWSTVMDGNKTSTQTVESSVPEKLPDSETKKGFVFVKEYVNNSPLDGSSSDYPSYSTTDYVSSTTSSYNYSSPSYYPRRDVTPCTYCGELVGNDAKITIEHLNISCHPHCFKCGICSKPMGDLLYNMFLHRGTVHCESCYSNVL, from the exons ATGTCCAAAG AAGGGGACAGACAGTCAGTTTTACGGACCACAAAGGTCCGCACTGCTTTGAAAGGAGATGGCAGCTGGATACAGAGACAACAGCAAGAAAATCCTGAGGGAGAGGAGGAGAAACCATG GATCGCTGAGATGCGAGCAAACCGCTCAAATGGCGTAGATGAAGGAGCAAGTACTGATTCTTCACCCACAGTCAATGCGTCCCAGCCCAAATCCAACACAGAGCA ACCAAAAAATTCTTCATCTGGATATATAATTAG AGGGGTATTCAGAAAAACCGATTCCAAGCCAACCTCCACTACATCCACCAATGGATATGC CGGAACAAATAGCTTCAAAAAGCCTTCTGATAGTTACAAGAAAAT AGCCCCTCACACAATTCGGCCGAGCAATGAAAAGACAGTGCTCTCTGAACCAGCTCTGAGTCCTGAGGAAATAGAAAAGAG gAAAGAGGTCGCCAGCAGTGTGCTGAAGAGTTCGGCAGCAAATCGCCGTTCATACGTAATGTCTGCTGCAAAGAAATATGA ATCTTCAGAGAAACCCGACAGTTCTGATGAGACAAGCACATCCTTTGTGGCCAAAAG GGTAGTTATCAGTGATGAGGATGACATTACAGCATCTGTTCAGTCTGTGCCTCAGCAAAG tGTTAAATCGAGCATTGAAGAACCCCCTGTACCAGTGGTGAAGGAGGTCAAGCCAGCAGCACCTGAAACTAAATCTGAACCTAAGCCTACACTTAGTACAGAACCTAAAACTACACCTGCTCCTAAACCAGTActtgaaacaaaaacagtatcTGAACCTAAGCCAGTGATTGAAACTAAACCTACACCACAAACTAAGATAACAACTGAAGCTAAACCAGTGCTGGAAAACACAACACAGCCTAAAACAGCATCTGAACCTATGACACAAAATAAAGCCATCACTGAACCTAAACCTACATCTGAACCTAAACCAGCAGCTGAAACTAAACCtacaacacaaactacaacaGTAACTGATCCTAAACCAACATCAGAACCTAAACCAGTGGTTGAAACTAAACTTACAACTCAAACTACAATAGTAACTGATCCTAAACCAACATCAGAACCTAAACCAGTGGTTGAAACTAAACTTACAACTCAAACTACAATAGTAACTCAGCCTAAACCCACATCAGAACCTAAACCAGTGGTTGAAACTAAACCTACAACACAAACTAAAACAGTAACTGAACCTAAACCCACATCAGAACCTAAACCAGTGGTTGAAACTAAACTTACAACTCAAACTACAATAGTAACTCAGCCTAAACCCACATCTGAACCTAAACCAGCAGCTGAAACTAAACCtacaacacaaactacaacaGTAACTGAACCTAAACCTACATCAGAACCTAAACCAGTGGTTGAAACTAAACCtacaacacaaactacaacaGTAACTGAACCTAAACCCACATCAGAACCTAAACCAGTGGTTGAAACTAAACTTACAACTCAAACTACAACAGTAACTGATCCTAAACCTACATCAGAACCTAAACCAGTGGTTGAAACTAAACCtacaacacaaactacaacaGTAACTGAACCTAAACCCACATCAGAACCTAAACCAGTGGTTGAAACTAAACCTACAATACAAACTACAACAGTAACTGAACCTAAACCTACATCAGAACCTAAACCAGTGGTTGAAACTAAACCtacaacacaaactacaacaGTAACTGAACCTAAACCCACATCAGAACCTAAACCAGTGGTTGAAACTAAACTTACAACTCAAACTACAACAGTAACTGAACCTAAACCCACATCAGAACCTAAACCAGTGGTTGAAACTAAACTTACAACTCAAACTACAACAGTAACTGAACCTAAACCCACATCAGAACCTAAACCAGTGGCTGAAACTAAACTTACAACTCAAACTACAACAGTAACTGAACCTAAACCTACATCAGAACCTAAACCAGCAGCTGAAACTAAACCTACAAAAGTAACTGAACCTAAACCCACATCTGAACCTAAACCAGTGCCTAAACCAGTGGCTGAAACTAAACCTACAACTCAAACTACAACAGTAACTGAACCTAAACCCACATCTGAACTTAAACCAGTGGCTGAAACTAAACCTACCATACAAATTGCAACAGCATCTGTAACTAAACCAGCAGCTGAAACTAAACTtacaacacaaactacaacaGTAACTGATCCTAAACCCAAATCAGAACCTAAACCAGTTGAAACTAAACCTCCAACTGAAACTAAAACAGGACCTGAACTAAAACCAGCAGCTGAAACTAAACCTATGACACAAACTAAAACAGCAACTGATCCTAAACCCACATCAGAACCTAAACCAGTGACGGAAACTAAACCAGCATCTGTATCCAAGCCTGAGCCGGTTCCAGAAAAAAG TGCTGAAAGCCTGATTCGCCTGTCTGACACTCTGATATCCTTCAACACAGAGCCTGCCAG TTCTGGCCAGGTGAATCCAGGAATAGATCTTCTCAGTCAGGATCTGCTCATAGACAACAG TCCGCTGCCTCAGACAAAGCAAACACAAAAAAGTCTGGACCTGCTTGCAGATGATCTTATTCCCTTCAACACTAGTACAACCAG CTCAGCTGATATACTTGATCCAATATGGGCAGAGGGTGAGCCCACAAAGAG TCCTCAATGGTACCGTCCTCCTGCACTGGACTCAAG TTCCACAGATACAATCAATCATTTTCAGAATCCTATAGACTTGGTTGCTGA TATGCCACCAGATGTTTTGGCTTCCTTGGCTGAAGATGTCATTCCATTTGACACTAATAG GAGCGAGTGGAGCACAGTCATGGACGG TAACAAAACCAGCACCCAAACAGTGGAGAGTTCTGTCCCGGAGAAGTTACCAGACTCTGAAACCAAGAA GGGGTTTGTCTTTGTTAAGGAATATGTGAACAATTCACCTCTTGATGGCAG CAGCTCTGACTATCCCTCATACAGTACCACTGACTATGTGTCTTCAACAACCTCCAGCTACAACTACAGCAGCCCCAGCTACTACCCCAG AAGAGATGTTACTCCCTGTACATACTGTGGAGAACTGGTGGGAAATGATGCCAAAATTACCATTGAGCACCTTAACATATCCTGTCACCCACACTGCTTTAAG TGTGGTATTTGCAGTAAACCAATGGGAGATTTGCTCTACAACATGTTTCTCCACCGTGGGACAGTCCACTGTGAGAGCTGCTATTCCAATGTGCTATAA